In Peromyscus eremicus chromosome 15, PerEre_H2_v1, whole genome shotgun sequence, a genomic segment contains:
- the Mettl13 gene encoding eEF1A lysine and N-terminal methyltransferase isoform X2, translating into MDEGRKQLAASAGFRRLVTVALHRGQQYDGMESIQAELSPRVMELAPAGMPPQQQVPFLSVGGDIGVRTVRHQDHSALSGDYVIEDVQGEDRWYFRRLIFLSNRNVVQSEARLLKDVSHRAQKKRKKDRKKPRPADTSEDFPPAPGQSIDKSYLCCEHHKAMIAGLALLRNPELLLETPLTLLVVGLGGGSLPLFIHDHFSKSCVDAVEIDSSMLEVATQWFGFSQSDRMKVHIADGLDYITSLAGGEARPQYDVIMFDVDSKDPTLGMSCPPPAFVDQLFLQKVKSILSHEGVFILNLVCRDLELKASVLAALKAAFPLLYVRRIEGEVNEILFCQLQPERKLATPELLEMAQALERTLRKPGQAWDDTYVLSDMLKTVKIV; encoded by the exons ATGGATGAGGGCCGGAAGCAGCTGGCAGCTAGTGCAGGCTTCAGGAGGCTGGTCACAGTGGCTCTTCACCGAGGCCAGCAGTATGATGGCATGGAGAGCATTCAAGCAGAGCTGTCCCCCAGGGTCATGGAACTGGCTCCGGCCGGGATGCCTCCTCAGCAGCAG GTTCCCTTCCTGTCTGTGGGTGGGGACATTGGAGTCCGGACTGTTCGGCATCAGGACCACAGTGCCTTGAGTGGTGACTATGTTATCGAGGATGTACAAGGCGAAGATAGGTGGTACTTTCGGCGCCTCATCTTCCTCAGCAACAGGAATGTGGTGCAGTCGGAAGCCAGGCTGCTGAAGGATGTCTCTCATAGAG CCCAGAAGAAACGGAAAAAGGACAGGAAGAAACCACGACCTGCTGATACTTCCGAGGACTTCCCTCCTGCCCCAGGGCAGTCCATCGATAAGAGTTATCTCTGTTGTGAACACCATAAAGCCATGATCGCTGGCCTTGCCCTGCTGAGAAACCCAGAGCTGCTCTTAG AGACCCCACTGACATTATTGGTGGTGGGCCTGGGTGGGGGTAGCCTCCCCCTCTTCATTCATGATCATTTCTCCAAGTCTTGTGTCGATGCTGTTGAGATTGACTCATCCATGTTGGAAGTGGCCACCCAGTGGTTTGGCTTCTCACAGAGTGACCGGATGAAGGTTCACATTGCAGATGGCCTGGACTACATTACCAGCCTGGCAGGAGGAGAAG CACGACCTCAGTATGATGTGATCATGTTTGATGTAGACAGTAAGGATCCAACACTGGGAATGAGTTGTCCTCCCCCAGCATTTGTGGACCAGCTTTTCCTACAGAAGGTCAAAAGCATCCTATCTCATGAAG GGGTCTTTATCCTCAACCTCGTGTGTCGTGACCTGGAGTTAAAAGCCTCGGTGCTGGCTGCACTCAAGGCAGCCTTCCCTCTCCTCTATGTCCGGCGAATTGAGGGCGAAGTGAATGAGATCCTCTTCTGTCAGCTGCAACCGGAGCGGAAACTTGCTACCCCAGAACTCCTGGAAATGGCCCAGGCTTTGGAGCGGACCCTGAGGAAGCCTGGGCAGGCTTGGGATGACACCTATGTCCTGTCAGATATGCTGAAGACTGTGAAGATTGTGTAA
- the Mettl13 gene encoding eEF1A lysine and N-terminal methyltransferase isoform X1, translating to MNLLPKSSKEFGSVDYWEKFFQQRGKKSFEWYGTYLELCEVLHKYIKPREKVLVIGCGNSELSEQLYDVGYQDIVNIDISEVAIKQMKERNASRRPHMSFLKMDMTQMEFSDATFQVVLDKGTLDAVLTDEEEKTLQQVDRMLAEVGRVLQVGGRYLCISLAQAHIVKKAVGHFSREGWMVRVHQVADSQDHQVFEAEPRFSLPVFAFIMTKFRPVPGSALQIFELCTQEQGKPVRLESADRLAEAVRERQHYAWLCSQLRRKAGLGSVSLDLCSGDTGEPRYTLHVVDNPTVKPSRDNHFAIFIIPQGRETEWLFGMDEGRKQLAASAGFRRLVTVALHRGQQYDGMESIQAELSPRVMELAPAGMPPQQQVPFLSVGGDIGVRTVRHQDHSALSGDYVIEDVQGEDRWYFRRLIFLSNRNVVQSEARLLKDVSHRAQKKRKKDRKKPRPADTSEDFPPAPGQSIDKSYLCCEHHKAMIAGLALLRNPELLLETPLTLLVVGLGGGSLPLFIHDHFSKSCVDAVEIDSSMLEVATQWFGFSQSDRMKVHIADGLDYITSLAGGEARPQYDVIMFDVDSKDPTLGMSCPPPAFVDQLFLQKVKSILSHEGVFILNLVCRDLELKASVLAALKAAFPLLYVRRIEGEVNEILFCQLQPERKLATPELLEMAQALERTLRKPGQAWDDTYVLSDMLKTVKIV from the exons ATGAATCTCTTACCTAAAAGCTCCAAGGAGTTTGGCTCTGTTGACTACTGGGAGAAGTTCTTCCAGCAGCGAGGAAAGAAATCTTTCGAGTGGTATGGAACCTATCTGGAACTGTGCGAGGTGCTGCACAAATACATCAAGCCCAGGGAAAAG gtgTTAGTGATTGGATGTGGCAACTCAGAGCTAAGTGAGCAACTGTATGACGTGGGCTATCAAGATATAGTGAATATTGACATCAGTGAGGTTGCCATCAAGCAAATGAAGGAGCGCAATGCCAGCCGACGGCCCCACATGAGTTTCTTGAAGATGGACATGACGCAGATGGAGTTTTCTGACGCCACGTTCCAGGTGGTGTTGGACAAGGGCACGCTGGATGCTGTCCTGACAGATGAGGAGGAAAAGACCCTGCAGCAGGTGGACAGGATGCTGGCTGAGGTTGGCCGTGTCCTGCAGGTGGGCGGTCGCTACCTCTGCATCTCCCTGGCTCAGGCTCACATCGTGAAGAAAGCAGTGGGTCACTTCTCTCGGGAGGGGTGGATGGTGAGGGTACACCAAGTGGCCGACAGCCAGGACCACCAGGTGTTTGAAGCAGAACCTCGGTTCtccctgcctgtctttgccttcaTCATGACCAAGTTCAGGCCGGTCCCTGGCTCTGCCCTTCAGATCTTTGAGCTGTGTACTCAGGAGCAGGGCAAGCCCGTACGGCTGGAGAGTGCCGACCGGCTGGCCGAGGCGGTGCGGGAGCGGCAGCACTATGCTTGGCTGTGTAGCCAGCTGCGCCGCAAGGCGGGGCTGGGGAGTGTGTCTCTGGACTTGTGCAGTGGGGACACTGGGGAGCCACGCTACACCCTCCACGTGGTGGACAACCCCACTGTGAAACCATCGCGGGACAATCATTTTGCCATTTTCATCA TACCCCAGGGCCGAGAGACGGAGTGGCTCTTTGGCATGGATGAGGGCCGGAAGCAGCTGGCAGCTAGTGCAGGCTTCAGGAGGCTGGTCACAGTGGCTCTTCACCGAGGCCAGCAGTATGATGGCATGGAGAGCATTCAAGCAGAGCTGTCCCCCAGGGTCATGGAACTGGCTCCGGCCGGGATGCCTCCTCAGCAGCAG GTTCCCTTCCTGTCTGTGGGTGGGGACATTGGAGTCCGGACTGTTCGGCATCAGGACCACAGTGCCTTGAGTGGTGACTATGTTATCGAGGATGTACAAGGCGAAGATAGGTGGTACTTTCGGCGCCTCATCTTCCTCAGCAACAGGAATGTGGTGCAGTCGGAAGCCAGGCTGCTGAAGGATGTCTCTCATAGAG CCCAGAAGAAACGGAAAAAGGACAGGAAGAAACCACGACCTGCTGATACTTCCGAGGACTTCCCTCCTGCCCCAGGGCAGTCCATCGATAAGAGTTATCTCTGTTGTGAACACCATAAAGCCATGATCGCTGGCCTTGCCCTGCTGAGAAACCCAGAGCTGCTCTTAG AGACCCCACTGACATTATTGGTGGTGGGCCTGGGTGGGGGTAGCCTCCCCCTCTTCATTCATGATCATTTCTCCAAGTCTTGTGTCGATGCTGTTGAGATTGACTCATCCATGTTGGAAGTGGCCACCCAGTGGTTTGGCTTCTCACAGAGTGACCGGATGAAGGTTCACATTGCAGATGGCCTGGACTACATTACCAGCCTGGCAGGAGGAGAAG CACGACCTCAGTATGATGTGATCATGTTTGATGTAGACAGTAAGGATCCAACACTGGGAATGAGTTGTCCTCCCCCAGCATTTGTGGACCAGCTTTTCCTACAGAAGGTCAAAAGCATCCTATCTCATGAAG GGGTCTTTATCCTCAACCTCGTGTGTCGTGACCTGGAGTTAAAAGCCTCGGTGCTGGCTGCACTCAAGGCAGCCTTCCCTCTCCTCTATGTCCGGCGAATTGAGGGCGAAGTGAATGAGATCCTCTTCTGTCAGCTGCAACCGGAGCGGAAACTTGCTACCCCAGAACTCCTGGAAATGGCCCAGGCTTTGGAGCGGACCCTGAGGAAGCCTGGGCAGGCTTGGGATGACACCTATGTCCTGTCAGATATGCTGAAGACTGTGAAGATTGTGTAA